Proteins encoded by one window of Ignavibacteriota bacterium:
- the rimM gene encoding 16S rRNA processing protein RimM: MSDFFLIAEISGSFNSDGSVIIKSFSDFPDRFNKLKKVYIDFGGRKKELIVLKSKKINENIVLKFAKFNTEEDVRFLIGKKLYVDSENLFKLPEDSFYIHDLIESEVYFGNVFFGKMTDVLNLQNNDVYVILDSNNNEILIPAVKKYFDKILPEEKKIYLSQEAEIFKDEN; this comes from the coding sequence TTGAGTGATTTTTTTTTAATAGCGGAAATTTCCGGTTCATTTAATTCAGATGGATCCGTTATTATAAAATCATTTTCGGACTTTCCGGACCGGTTTAATAAACTCAAGAAAGTCTATATTGATTTTGGAGGCAGAAAAAAAGAACTAATTGTTCTGAAATCCAAGAAGATCAATGAAAATATTGTATTAAAATTTGCGAAATTTAATACAGAAGAAGATGTACGATTTTTAATAGGAAAAAAATTGTACGTTGATTCAGAAAATCTCTTTAAACTTCCGGAAGATTCCTTTTATATTCATGATCTGATTGAAAGTGAAGTTTATTTTGGAAATGTGTTCTTTGGAAAAATGACTGACGTTTTAAATTTGCAGAATAATGATGTTTATGTAATTTTGGACAGTAATAATAATGAAATTCTGATTCCAGCTGTGAAAAAATATTTTGATAAAATACTGCCTGAAGAAAAAAAGATTTATCTCTCACAAGAGGCTGAGATTTTTAAAGATGAGAATTGA
- the trmD gene encoding tRNA (guanosine(37)-N1)-methyltransferase TrmD, with protein sequence MRIDIVSAVPDSLASTLNTSIIKRAVEKKSVEIFVHNLRDFAYNKHKQIDDKPFGGGAGMLLKPEPFFECLEKLLSERKYDHVIFTTPKGKIYNQALANKFSLADNIMIIAGHYKGIDDRVREKFATDEISIGNFIISGGELLTLIITDSIVRILPGAIGDSESMLNDSFMDGEIIEAPHYTRPAEYKGMKVPDILLSGNEKEIKLWKEEKSKSLTENWKKINSLE encoded by the coding sequence ATGAGAATTGATATAGTTTCTGCTGTACCCGATTCTTTGGCAAGTACTTTAAATACAAGTATCATTAAAAGAGCCGTTGAAAAAAAATCAGTAGAAATATTCGTCCATAATTTAAGAGATTTTGCATATAATAAACATAAACAAATTGATGATAAACCCTTTGGAGGCGGCGCAGGAATGCTGCTGAAACCGGAACCTTTTTTTGAATGTTTGGAAAAACTGCTGAGCGAAAGAAAATATGATCACGTTATCTTTACGACTCCAAAAGGAAAAATATATAATCAAGCATTGGCGAATAAATTTTCGCTTGCAGATAATATTATGATTATTGCCGGGCATTATAAAGGCATTGATGATAGAGTAAGAGAAAAATTTGCAACAGATGAAATTTCAATTGGAAATTTTATTATTAGCGGCGGCGAACTTTTAACCTTAATAATTACGGATTCTATTGTAAGAATTTTACCTGGAGCAATCGGCGACAGCGAATCGATGCTGAATGATTCTTTTATGGATGGTGAAATAATAGAAGCACCGCATTATACAAGACCAGCGGAATATAAAGGTATGAAAGTACCCGATATTTTACTTTCCGGCAATGAAAAAGAAATTAAATTGTGGAAAGAAGAAAAATCAAAAAGTTTAACAGAAAATTGGAAAAAAATAAATAGTTTGGAGTAG
- the rplS gene encoding 50S ribosomal protein L19: MDKLKELIEEPRTTEFPDFNSGDRIKVHVRVIEGNKERIQPFEGDVISIRGAANSKTFTVRKISSGVGVERIFHMNSPKIAKIELVRKGKVRRAKLFYLRNLAGKAARIKSKNI, translated from the coding sequence ATGGATAAGTTAAAAGAACTAATTGAAGAACCAAGAACAACAGAGTTCCCAGATTTTAATTCCGGTGATAGAATTAAAGTTCACGTTAGAGTTATTGAAGGAAACAAGGAAAGAATTCAGCCGTTCGAAGGTGACGTAATTAGTATTAGAGGCGCGGCTAACAGTAAAACTTTTACCGTAAGAAAAATTTCCAGCGGTGTTGGTGTAGAAAGAATTTTCCATATGAATTCACCAAAAATTGCTAAAATTGAATTAGTTAGAAAAGGTAAAGTTAGAAGAGCAAAATTGTTTTATCTTAGAAATCTTGCAGGTAAAGCAGCCCGTATTAAATCAAAAAATATTTAA
- a CDS encoding phosphoglycerate dehydrogenase: MKVLIADSLPDFYIERLRKNNIEVIYSPKLGENDLPEAAKDVDIIVVRSTKVNEKTILESKCLNLIVRAGAGYNNINVAAANKRGVYVANCPGKNAHAVAELAIGLMISLDRQIPSNVSDFKNGVWNKAKYSKSKGLFGKTLAIVGMGNIGREVATIANAMGMNVYGKDISRIEGVEYKDFSEFDQVLPLADVISLHLPVTTQTKGMFDDKMFGYIKPGAILINTSRAEVINEDSLIKAVKEKNIKVALDVFAGEPEGKDGAVSSKLQDLENVYVTHHIGASTEQAQNAVAEEAVNIILKYIESGTIAHWVNKAKSLNSYYQLAVKHFDKPGVLASIMDVLRQGNINIEEVENIIFDGGLVALCTMKLVDPATNNMLEAIRKNPNIINVSHTVIG, encoded by the coding sequence ATGAAAGTTTTAATAGCAGACTCGCTACCTGATTTTTATATCGAGCGTTTAAGAAAAAACAATATAGAAGTTATTTACAGTCCTAAGTTAGGTGAAAATGATTTACCCGAAGCAGCAAAGGATGTTGATATTATTGTTGTAAGATCGACAAAGGTAAATGAAAAAACTATTTTAGAATCAAAATGTTTAAATTTAATTGTAAGAGCAGGAGCCGGATATAACAACATAAATGTTGCCGCCGCAAACAAACGAGGAGTTTATGTTGCCAATTGCCCGGGTAAAAACGCTCATGCCGTCGCTGAATTAGCAATCGGGTTGATGATTTCATTAGATAGACAAATTCCCTCTAATGTAAGTGATTTTAAAAACGGAGTTTGGAATAAGGCAAAATATTCAAAATCTAAAGGCTTGTTTGGTAAAACTTTGGCTATTGTAGGAATGGGAAATATAGGTCGGGAAGTTGCTACAATCGCAAATGCAATGGGAATGAATGTATACGGAAAAGATATTTCAAGAATTGAAGGTGTTGAATATAAAGATTTTTCAGAATTTGATCAGGTATTGCCACTGGCAGATGTTATTTCACTCCATTTACCTGTAACAACACAAACTAAAGGTATGTTTGATGATAAAATGTTTGGATACATTAAACCCGGAGCAATATTAATAAATACTTCACGCGCGGAAGTTATCAACGAAGATTCACTAATTAAAGCGGTAAAAGAGAAAAATATTAAAGTAGCATTAGATGTTTTTGCCGGTGAACCGGAAGGAAAAGATGGCGCGGTAAGTTCAAAGTTGCAAGATTTGGAAAATGTATATGTCACTCATCACATCGGCGCATCAACTGAACAAGCTCAAAATGCCGTAGCCGAAGAAGCGGTTAATATAATATTAAAATATATTGAAAGCGGAACGATTGCGCATTGGGTAAACAAAGCTAAATCATTAAACTCTTATTACCAGTTAGCAGTAAAGCATTTTGATAAACCCGGAGTCTTAGCTTCAATAATGGATGTTTTACGTCAGGGAAATATTAATATTGAAGAAGTGGAAAACATTATTTTTGACGGCGGTTTGGTTGCGCTTTGCACAATGAAATTAGTCGACCCGGCTACAAACAATATGTTGGAAGCAATAAGAAAAAATCCAAACATTATAAATGTTTCACATACTGTTATAGGATAA
- the hutU gene encoding urocanate hydratase, with the protein MVNKSIKAPTGTLLTCKGWIQEAAMRMLMNNLDPEVAENSDELIVYGGSGKAARNWESYTAIIDSLKKLENDETLLIQSGKPVGIFSTHSNAPRVIISNSMLVPDWANWNEFRRLEKLGLTMYGQMTAGSWIYIGTQGILQGTYETFAECARQHFNGTLEGKFLLTAGIGGMGGAQPLAATMNGAAFLGIDVDRSRLEKRLNTKYLDVISENLYEALDIILKAKENKNAISVGLVGNAAEILPRILERGIVPDVLTDQTSAHDTLNGYVPMGISFEDAKILRKNDPDEYIKLAKHTIVKHVQAMLEFQKLGSITFDYGNNIRGEAKENGVNNAFDFPGFVPAYIRPLFCDGKGPFRWAALSGDPNDIYETDKAVLETFPENKALVRWIKMAQEKVAFQGLPSRICWLGYGERAKMGTIFNKMVADGKLKAPIVIGRDHLDCGSVASPYRETEGMMDGSDAIADWPILNALLNSIGGASWVSVHHGGGVGIGKSIHSGMVVVADGTKEAEERLNRVLNYDPGMGIIRHSDAGYERAIENAKYFEIKIPMMKK; encoded by the coding sequence ATGGTTAATAAATCAATTAAAGCTCCAACCGGAACATTACTTACTTGCAAAGGGTGGATTCAAGAAGCGGCAATGAGAATGCTGATGAATAACCTTGATCCTGAAGTTGCCGAAAATTCCGATGAATTAATTGTTTATGGCGGTTCCGGTAAAGCAGCCCGCAATTGGGAATCTTATACTGCAATTATTGATTCGCTTAAAAAATTAGAAAATGATGAAACTTTACTAATTCAATCAGGCAAACCCGTCGGTATATTTTCTACACATTCCAACGCGCCTCGCGTTATTATTTCTAATTCAATGTTAGTTCCGGATTGGGCAAATTGGAATGAATTCCGCAGACTTGAAAAACTTGGTTTAACGATGTACGGTCAAATGACAGCAGGAAGCTGGATATACATCGGAACTCAGGGGATACTTCAAGGTACATATGAAACTTTTGCGGAATGCGCAAGGCAGCATTTTAATGGAACTTTAGAAGGCAAATTTCTTCTTACTGCAGGAATTGGAGGAATGGGCGGCGCACAGCCTCTTGCCGCAACAATGAACGGTGCTGCGTTTTTAGGAATTGACGTAGATAGATCCCGACTCGAAAAAAGATTAAATACCAAATACCTGGATGTAATTTCAGAAAATCTTTATGAAGCTCTTGACATTATTCTAAAAGCAAAAGAAAATAAAAATGCAATTTCTGTTGGATTGGTAGGAAATGCGGCAGAAATACTTCCGCGAATATTAGAACGTGGAATTGTTCCCGACGTTTTGACAGATCAAACCTCGGCGCATGATACTTTAAATGGTTATGTTCCAATGGGGATAAGTTTTGAAGATGCAAAAATTCTAAGAAAAAATGATCCTGATGAATACATTAAACTAGCAAAGCATACAATTGTAAAGCACGTTCAAGCAATGCTTGAATTTCAAAAGTTAGGTTCAATCACTTTTGATTACGGAAATAACATCCGTGGTGAAGCAAAAGAAAACGGCGTTAATAACGCATTTGATTTTCCTGGTTTTGTTCCCGCATATATTCGTCCTTTATTCTGTGATGGAAAAGGTCCATTCCGCTGGGCTGCGCTTTCTGGTGATCCGAATGATATTTATGAAACTGATAAAGCCGTTCTTGAAACCTTTCCGGAAAATAAAGCATTGGTTAGATGGATTAAAATGGCTCAGGAAAAAGTTGCATTCCAAGGTTTACCATCGCGTATATGCTGGCTTGGATATGGTGAACGCGCTAAAATGGGTACAATTTTTAATAAAATGGTAGCCGACGGAAAATTAAAAGCTCCTATTGTTATTGGCAGGGATCATCTCGACTGCGGTTCTGTAGCATCGCCTTACCGTGAAACAGAAGGAATGATGGACGGAAGTGATGCAATTGCCGACTGGCCGATTCTTAATGCGTTACTTAACTCTATTGGAGGTGCAAGCTGGGTTTCTGTTCATCACGGCGGTGGAGTTGGCATTGGAAAATCAATTCATTCAGGAATGGTTGTTGTTGCCGATGGAACAAAAGAGGCTGAAGAAAGATTGAATAGAGTTTTAAATTATGATCCCGGGATGGGTATTATTCGTCATTCAGACGCCGGCTATGAAAGAGCAATAGAAAACGCAAAATACTTTGAAATAAAAATTCCAATGATGAAAAAATAA
- a CDS encoding adenosine deaminase: MTTENIIREVPKVLLHDHLDGGLRPETIIDLAIKQNYKKLPTNNPVELADWFHRGANKGNLVEYLQGFEHTCALMQTKESLERVAYEMMEDMHNDGICYVETRFAPILHLEKGLHYDDVVSAVLEGLEKGKKDFGVGYGLILCGMRNMKKSLEIAELAVNYRNKGVVGFDLAGEEGGYPPKDHLDAFQFIQRENFNITIHAGEAFGKESIWQAIQFCGAHRIGHATRLLEDVIIDKNGEVVALGELAQYVLDKRLPLEICLLSNVHTGAVDLLENHPFSIFYKKKFRVFLNTDDRLMSDTTLTKEYLIATQLFGISLDDIEKLNINAMKSSFLTYEERLKYIYNIIKPGYQKVREKLLSLKV; the protein is encoded by the coding sequence ATGACCACTGAAAATATAATAAGAGAAGTTCCTAAAGTATTGCTACATGATCATCTTGACGGCGGATTAAGACCTGAGACAATAATTGATTTAGCAATAAAACAGAACTATAAAAAACTTCCAACTAATAACCCCGTTGAATTAGCTGATTGGTTTCACCGCGGTGCGAATAAAGGAAACTTAGTTGAATATCTTCAAGGCTTTGAACACACTTGCGCACTTATGCAGACAAAAGAGTCGTTGGAAAGAGTTGCTTATGAAATGATGGAAGATATGCATAACGATGGTATCTGTTATGTTGAAACGAGATTTGCGCCGATTCTGCATTTAGAAAAAGGCCTTCATTATGATGATGTAGTTAGCGCGGTTTTAGAAGGTTTGGAAAAAGGTAAAAAGGATTTTGGCGTTGGTTACGGACTTATACTCTGCGGAATGAGAAATATGAAAAAATCACTGGAGATTGCAGAGCTCGCAGTAAATTACAGAAACAAAGGTGTTGTTGGGTTTGATTTGGCAGGTGAAGAAGGCGGCTATCCTCCTAAAGATCACCTTGACGCATTTCAATTTATACAAAGAGAAAATTTCAATATTACTATTCATGCGGGTGAAGCTTTTGGTAAGGAATCAATATGGCAGGCAATTCAATTTTGCGGTGCTCACAGAATCGGTCATGCAACAAGATTATTGGAAGATGTAATCATTGATAAAAATGGTGAAGTTGTTGCTTTAGGTGAATTAGCACAGTATGTATTGGATAAACGTTTGCCGTTGGAAATTTGTCTTTTAAGCAATGTCCATACTGGTGCGGTAGACCTTTTAGAAAACCATCCGTTTAGCATTTTTTATAAAAAGAAATTTAGAGTTTTTCTTAATACCGACGACAGATTAATGAGTGACACAACGCTCACAAAAGAATATTTGATTGCTACTCAATTGTTCGGAATATCACTTGACGATATTGAAAAACTCAATATCAATGCGATGAAATCATCCTTTCTAACTTACGAAGAAAGATTAAAATATATATACAATATCATTAAACCCGGCTATCAAAAAGTCCGGGAAAAATTATTATCCCTTAAAGTATAG